The following are encoded in a window of Geobacter metallireducens GS-15 genomic DNA:
- a CDS encoding aminotransferase class V-fold PLP-dependent enzyme, translated as MSLYLDNAATSYPKPEPVYEAVNRAMRDVGVSPGRGGYRRGIEASRLLFETRESVAALFGIGDSSRVVFTHSATEALNLAVLGLVRPGDHVVTTSAEHNSLVRPLHLAGQRGVEISWIEADRRGFVSPDQIAAAIRPSTRLIALAHCSNVTGAIQPVTEIAAVARRAGVLTLVDAAQSAGMIPLDVSAMGIDLLAAPGHKGLMGPPGTGILCVAEGVDLEPLFVGGTGGYSSGVEQPDAMPERFESGTHNLPGIAGLGAGVDFIRTVGLEVIRKREEELVAFLMDGLGALPGVTCHGPLPDEPRGGLVSFTVEGVDPQTIGFRLDQEFDICVRVGLHCAPAAHRTIGTYPGGAVRVSPGYFTTDEEIGTFLQAMGKIISSP; from the coding sequence ATGTCGCTTTATCTCGATAATGCAGCAACGTCGTATCCCAAGCCTGAACCGGTCTATGAAGCGGTGAACAGGGCCATGCGTGACGTGGGGGTCAGCCCGGGCAGGGGAGGGTACCGTCGCGGCATTGAGGCGAGCCGTCTTCTCTTTGAAACGCGGGAGTCGGTGGCGGCCCTCTTCGGCATCGGCGATTCGTCGCGGGTGGTCTTCACCCATAGTGCCACCGAGGCCCTCAATCTGGCGGTGCTGGGGCTTGTGCGGCCCGGCGACCACGTGGTCACCACCTCGGCGGAACACAATTCGCTCGTCCGCCCGCTCCATCTGGCCGGGCAGCGGGGAGTCGAGATTTCCTGGATCGAGGCCGACCGTCGCGGGTTTGTCTCCCCGGACCAGATCGCTGCCGCCATCCGCCCTTCGACGCGACTCATTGCCCTTGCCCACTGCTCCAACGTGACCGGCGCCATCCAACCGGTCACGGAAATTGCCGCCGTGGCCCGTCGCGCCGGAGTTCTCACCCTTGTGGATGCCGCCCAGAGCGCGGGAATGATTCCCCTCGACGTTTCGGCCATGGGGATCGATCTCCTGGCAGCGCCGGGGCACAAGGGGCTCATGGGGCCCCCGGGGACCGGCATTCTCTGTGTGGCCGAAGGTGTGGATCTGGAACCGCTTTTTGTCGGGGGGACAGGGGGATACTCGTCGGGCGTGGAACAGCCCGACGCCATGCCCGAACGGTTCGAAAGCGGGACCCACAATCTGCCGGGCATCGCCGGTCTCGGGGCAGGTGTCGATTTCATCCGAACCGTGGGACTGGAAGTGATCCGGAAGCGGGAAGAGGAACTGGTCGCCTTTCTCATGGATGGGCTCGGAGCGCTGCCGGGAGTAACCTGCCACGGACCATTGCCGGACGAACCGCGGGGGGGGCTCGTGAGTTTCACGGTGGAGGGAGTCGACCCTCAGACCATCGGTTTCCGGCTCGATCAGGAGTTCGATATCTGCGTGCGGGTAGGGCTCCACTGCGCCCCTGCTGCCCACCGGACCATCGGCACCTATCCCGGCGGCGCGGTCAGGGTGAGCCCCGGCTACTTCACCACAGATGAAGAGATCGGTACCTTTCTCCAGGCGATGGGGAAGATTATCAGCTCTCCGTGA
- a CDS encoding PhoH family protein: MKNFVLDTNVLLYDPQAIFKFEENNIIIPITVIEEVDRFKKDMNETGRNARQVSRYLDDMRKIGSLSSGITLETGGMLRVEMYEEKIMKRLPPELREERGDNRILAVAVKILEENGGAPVVFVTKDTNLRIKADAIGLKAEDYESDKVDIEELYPGFTEIDVAADTVDRFHGQGWVELPGQTFFPNQCVTLRDEANPSHTALGKYRVGDGKITPLIKTGKEGVWSIFPRNREQAFAFDLLLDDSIKLVTLVGKAGTGKTLLAIAAGLHKTAEENVFNRLLVSRPVFPMGRDLGFLPGDIEEKLAPWMQPIFDNVELLLSGHEAEKRHSKGYKELMAMGIMEIEPLTYIRGRSIPNQFMIVDEAQNLTPHEIKTIITRAGEGTKIVLTGDPYQIDNPYVDASSNGLTYVVERFKEQAIAGHVTMTKGERSDLAELAANLL, translated from the coding sequence ATGAAAAACTTCGTACTCGATACCAACGTCCTCCTCTACGATCCCCAGGCCATTTTCAAGTTTGAGGAAAACAACATCATTATCCCCATTACGGTCATCGAAGAGGTGGACCGCTTCAAAAAGGACATGAACGAGACGGGACGCAACGCACGCCAGGTCTCCCGTTATCTGGACGACATGCGCAAGATTGGGTCCCTCTCCTCGGGCATTACCCTCGAGACCGGCGGGATGCTCCGGGTGGAGATGTACGAGGAGAAGATCATGAAGCGGCTTCCTCCCGAGTTGCGCGAGGAGCGGGGGGACAACCGGATACTGGCGGTGGCCGTCAAGATTCTGGAAGAAAACGGTGGCGCGCCCGTCGTGTTCGTCACCAAGGATACGAACTTGCGGATAAAGGCCGACGCCATCGGCCTCAAGGCCGAGGATTACGAATCGGATAAGGTCGACATCGAAGAGCTCTACCCCGGTTTCACCGAGATCGACGTGGCGGCCGATACCGTTGACCGGTTCCATGGCCAGGGGTGGGTGGAGTTGCCCGGACAGACCTTCTTCCCGAACCAGTGCGTCACCCTGCGGGATGAAGCGAACCCTTCCCATACGGCCCTCGGCAAGTACCGGGTGGGGGATGGGAAAATCACTCCCCTCATCAAGACCGGCAAGGAGGGGGTCTGGAGCATTTTCCCCCGCAACCGCGAGCAGGCCTTTGCCTTCGATCTTCTACTCGACGACTCCATCAAGCTCGTGACCCTCGTGGGGAAGGCCGGTACAGGCAAGACGCTGCTGGCCATTGCTGCGGGCCTCCACAAGACCGCCGAGGAGAACGTCTTCAACCGCCTTCTCGTCTCCCGGCCCGTCTTTCCCATGGGGCGCGACCTGGGGTTCCTTCCCGGAGATATCGAGGAGAAGCTCGCCCCCTGGATGCAGCCCATCTTCGACAACGTGGAACTTCTCCTGTCGGGGCATGAGGCCGAGAAGCGCCACAGCAAGGGGTATAAGGAGCTCATGGCCATGGGGATCATGGAAATTGAGCCCCTCACCTACATCCGGGGTCGCTCCATACCGAACCAGTTCATGATCGTCGACGAGGCCCAGAACCTCACGCCTCACGAGATCAAGACCATCATTACCCGGGCTGGGGAGGGGACCAAGATCGTCCTCACCGGCGACCCCTACCAGATTGACAACCCCTATGTGGATGCCTCGTCCAACGGCCTTACCTACGTGGTGGAGCGCTTCAAGGAGCAGGCAATCGCCGGCCATGTCACCATGACCAAGGGCGAGCGCTCCGACCTGGCGGAACTGGCGGCGAATCTGCTGTAA
- the tsaD gene encoding tRNA (adenosine(37)-N6)-threonylcarbamoyltransferase complex transferase subunit TsaD — translation MLILTIETSCDETAAAVVRDGRTVLSSIVATQVKDHAVYGGVVPEIASRKHLESIPVVIDEALRTASVSLDAIEGVAVTQGPGLAGALLVGTAVAKAIAFARRLPIVGVNHIEGHLSAIFLEREVAFPFVALAVSGGHTHLYRVDGIGRYTTLGQTRDDAAGEAFDKVAKLLGLPYPGGVEIDRLAAEGDPASISFPRPLLHDGSFNFSFSGLKTAVLNHVRKNPVQEDGQQLRDLCASFQRAACDVLVTKTLLAAETEGIGRVVVAGGVACNSALRRDMAREAADRGIELAIPSPSLCSDNAAMLAVPGDFYLSRGISDGLSLDALVNWPLDTIRTRLES, via the coding sequence ATGCTCATTCTCACGATCGAAACATCCTGCGACGAAACCGCCGCCGCGGTGGTCCGCGACGGGCGCACGGTGCTGTCGAGCATCGTTGCGACCCAGGTGAAGGACCATGCCGTCTACGGGGGGGTTGTCCCTGAGATAGCCTCCCGCAAACATCTGGAGAGCATCCCGGTCGTCATCGACGAAGCCCTCCGCACTGCTTCGGTCTCCCTCGACGCCATCGAGGGGGTCGCCGTGACCCAGGGGCCGGGACTGGCCGGGGCACTTCTGGTGGGTACCGCCGTTGCCAAGGCCATCGCCTTTGCCCGCCGGCTCCCCATCGTTGGGGTGAACCATATCGAAGGGCACCTCTCGGCCATTTTCCTGGAGCGAGAGGTGGCGTTTCCCTTCGTGGCCCTCGCCGTCTCGGGGGGGCATACCCATCTCTACCGGGTCGACGGCATCGGCCGCTACACCACCCTCGGCCAGACCCGCGACGACGCTGCCGGCGAGGCCTTCGACAAAGTCGCAAAGCTCTTGGGACTCCCCTATCCGGGCGGGGTTGAGATCGATCGCCTTGCCGCCGAGGGGGACCCAGCCAGCATTTCCTTCCCCCGGCCGCTCCTCCACGACGGCAGCTTCAACTTCAGCTTCAGCGGCCTCAAGACTGCGGTTCTGAACCATGTCCGCAAGAATCCGGTCCAGGAGGATGGCCAGCAACTCCGGGACCTCTGCGCTTCGTTTCAACGGGCCGCCTGCGACGTGCTCGTGACGAAAACGCTCCTTGCCGCAGAGACCGAGGGGATCGGTCGGGTCGTGGTTGCCGGCGGCGTTGCCTGCAATAGCGCCCTGCGCCGCGACATGGCCCGGGAGGCTGCTGACAGGGGAATCGAGCTCGCCATCCCTTCTCCTTCCCTCTGTAGCGATAACGCCGCCATGCTGGCGGTTCCCGGTGATTTCTACCTCTCCCGGGGGATCAGCGACGGCCTCTCCCTGGACGCCTTGGTAAACTGGCCCTTGGATACGATCCGGACGAGGCTGGAGTCGTGA
- the rsmA gene encoding 16S rRNA (adenine(1518)-N(6)/adenine(1519)-N(6))-dimethyltransferase RsmA, which yields MRGEGIRARKALGQNFLVDRHVLARIADIVDMRPDDRILEVGPGKGALTEMLAHRCARLVAVELDTRLVPVLRQAFRDNPRVEIVHGDILEIDLRDLLAYEGGERWKVAANLPYNISTPVLFAFLDNRDLFSRLVLMLQKEVGDRLAASPGTKDYGILSVFFQLHFDVTREMIVRPGSFHPVPKVDSAVLSFVPLEKPRVAVGDEQYFRRLVKGAFSMRRKTLWNCLKNAGLGLSGEQLSEALAVCGIEPGRRGETLSLDEFAALSRAMMALGGK from the coding sequence GTGAGAGGGGAGGGGATTCGCGCCCGCAAGGCGCTGGGGCAGAATTTTCTCGTGGACCGTCATGTTCTCGCACGGATCGCGGACATCGTCGATATGCGGCCCGACGACCGCATTCTGGAAGTGGGGCCGGGAAAGGGCGCCCTCACCGAGATGCTGGCTCATCGATGCGCGCGCCTTGTGGCGGTGGAGTTGGACACGCGGCTCGTGCCGGTACTCCGCCAGGCCTTTCGGGATAACCCGCGAGTGGAGATCGTCCACGGCGACATTCTGGAGATCGACCTGCGCGACCTCCTGGCTTATGAAGGGGGAGAACGGTGGAAGGTGGCAGCCAATCTCCCCTACAACATATCCACGCCGGTTCTCTTTGCGTTTCTCGACAACCGCGATCTCTTCTCCCGTCTGGTGCTCATGCTTCAGAAGGAAGTGGGCGACCGCCTCGCCGCCTCACCGGGGACTAAGGATTACGGCATCCTGTCGGTCTTTTTCCAACTTCATTTTGATGTGACGCGGGAAATGATCGTCAGACCAGGTTCGTTCCATCCCGTGCCGAAGGTGGACTCGGCCGTCCTGAGCTTCGTCCCCCTCGAAAAGCCCCGGGTGGCTGTGGGAGACGAGCAGTATTTCCGCCGCCTCGTGAAAGGGGCTTTCTCCATGCGGCGAAAAACCCTCTGGAACTGTCTGAAAAATGCCGGCCTGGGGCTTTCCGGGGAGCAGTTGTCTGAAGCCCTTGCAGTGTGCGGGATAGAGCCGGGGAGGCGTGGTGAGACCCTGAGCCTTGACGAGTTTGCGGCCCTTTCCCGGGCCATGATGGCATTGGGGGGAAAATAG
- a CDS encoding MucR family transcriptional regulator: MASTLLELTAGIVSSHAAMSELSTEELVQEIQKVYTTLQQLEGGAPEAAQAEETKAPVISLKKAFQADQVVCMICGKGGMKTLTRHLAQVHDMKPREYRKQFNIPSSQALTARKFSEARKKMAQERGLADNLAKARAVRATKIQEKKGAPAEKPAKPKGAPRKKKA, translated from the coding sequence ATGGCTTCGACATTGTTGGAATTAACGGCAGGCATTGTCTCTTCACACGCTGCTATGTCAGAACTTTCCACCGAAGAACTGGTACAGGAAATTCAGAAAGTGTACACGACTCTGCAGCAGCTTGAAGGAGGCGCGCCCGAGGCCGCGCAGGCAGAAGAGACCAAGGCTCCCGTCATCAGTCTCAAGAAGGCTTTCCAGGCAGATCAGGTCGTCTGCATGATCTGCGGCAAAGGAGGGATGAAGACCCTCACCCGCCATCTGGCCCAGGTCCATGACATGAAGCCGAGGGAATACCGGAAGCAGTTCAACATTCCGTCTTCCCAGGCCCTGACTGCCAGGAAGTTCTCCGAAGCGCGCAAGAAAATGGCCCAAGAGCGGGGGCTTGCCGATAATCTGGCCAAGGCCCGCGCAGTAAGGGCTACCAAGATCCAGGAAAAGAAAGGGGCGCCCGCCGAGAAGCCGGCAAAGCCAAAGGGAGCGCCGCGGAAGAAAAAGGCTTAA
- a CDS encoding 4Fe-4S dicluster domain-containing protein produces the protein MAYIEIDESRCKGCGLCTLACSRKLVIMSDTANKQGYVTAVATHQDQCTGCSLCAEICPDVAIVVFK, from the coding sequence ATGGCGTACATTGAGATAGACGAATCGCGCTGCAAGGGGTGTGGCCTGTGCACGCTCGCCTGTTCGAGAAAGCTTGTAATAATGAGCGACACCGCCAATAAACAGGGGTATGTGACTGCGGTTGCAACCCATCAGGATCAGTGCACCGGTTGTTCTCTCTGTGCGGAAATCTGTCCCGATGTTGCCATTGTGGTGTTCAAGTGA
- a CDS encoding 3-methyl-2-oxobutanoate dehydrogenase subunit VorB, whose protein sequence is MTKRLFMKGNEALAMAAIEAGCRYYFGYPITPQSDIPEYMSRELPKLGGEFIQAESEVASINMLLGASATGVRAMTSSSSPGISLKQEGISYMAGAELPGVIVNICRSGPGLGGIDASQADYFQAVKGGGHGGYHIIVLAPASVQEMYDLTMLAFDLADLYRMPSMILGDSVVGQMKESVIPNKRPERNLPPKDWVVRGKGDGEQRVVKSLYLGDGELEAHNWKLHARYGELKAKEARWEEFMLDDAELVVTAFGSAARIAKSAVMAARDKGLKVGLLRPITLYPFPEKAFLAATERCKKVLDIELNAGQMVEDVRLSVARDAEVFFYGRPPGAGSLPTPEELLEQITNYYV, encoded by the coding sequence TTGACAAAGCGTCTGTTCATGAAAGGGAACGAAGCCCTTGCCATGGCCGCCATTGAGGCCGGGTGCCGCTACTACTTCGGCTATCCCATCACTCCCCAGAGCGATATCCCCGAATACATGTCGCGGGAACTCCCCAAGCTTGGCGGCGAATTCATCCAGGCCGAGAGCGAGGTCGCTTCCATCAACATGCTTCTCGGCGCCTCGGCCACCGGCGTGCGGGCCATGACCTCGTCATCCAGTCCCGGCATTTCCCTGAAACAGGAGGGGATTTCCTATATGGCCGGCGCGGAGTTGCCCGGGGTGATCGTCAACATCTGCCGGTCGGGCCCGGGGCTCGGCGGCATCGACGCCTCCCAGGCCGACTACTTTCAAGCGGTCAAGGGGGGAGGGCATGGCGGCTATCACATCATCGTCCTTGCCCCGGCGTCGGTCCAGGAGATGTATGACCTGACGATGCTCGCCTTTGACCTCGCCGACCTCTACCGGATGCCGTCGATGATCCTCGGCGATTCCGTTGTCGGCCAGATGAAGGAGTCGGTCATTCCCAATAAACGCCCCGAGCGGAACCTCCCCCCTAAGGACTGGGTCGTCCGCGGCAAGGGGGACGGCGAACAGCGGGTCGTGAAGTCGCTCTATTTGGGGGACGGCGAGTTGGAGGCCCACAACTGGAAGCTTCACGCCCGGTACGGGGAGCTGAAAGCAAAAGAAGCCCGGTGGGAAGAATTCATGCTCGATGATGCCGAGCTCGTTGTCACGGCCTTCGGTTCGGCCGCCCGTATCGCCAAGAGTGCCGTCATGGCCGCCCGCGACAAGGGCCTCAAGGTGGGGTTGCTGCGTCCGATAACCCTTTACCCCTTTCCGGAGAAAGCCTTCCTCGCCGCAACGGAGCGGTGCAAGAAAGTGCTCGACATCGAGCTCAACGCCGGCCAGATGGTGGAGGACGTCCGTCTCTCCGTAGCCCGCGACGCAGAGGTCTTCTTCTACGGCAGGCCCCCGGGGGCTGGTTCTCTCCCTACTCCTGAGGAGTTGCTGGAACAGATCACTAACTATTACGTCTAG
- a CDS encoding thiamine pyrophosphate-dependent enzyme: MQQVFKKPVSLKDVQTHFCPGCHHGTFHRLVAEAMDEFGVQKRTIGVASVGCSVFLYGYFDIDVVEAPHGRAPAVATGVKRARPDAFVFTYQGDGDLAAIGTSEIIHAANRGEDMTVIFVNNTTYGMTGGQMAPTTLVGQRTSTSPYGRNQGKDGAPIRMAELLAQLEGVAFSARVAVNNPKNLMDAKRQIKKAFRYQAEGKGFSFIEALSSCPTNWGMDPIKANERVGTEMCAYFPLGVFKNAADL; encoded by the coding sequence ATGCAACAGGTCTTCAAAAAACCGGTCAGTCTCAAGGATGTCCAGACCCACTTTTGCCCCGGCTGCCATCACGGCACCTTTCACCGTCTCGTGGCCGAGGCCATGGACGAGTTCGGCGTCCAGAAGAGGACCATCGGCGTCGCGTCGGTTGGGTGTTCGGTCTTTCTCTACGGCTATTTTGATATTGACGTGGTCGAAGCTCCCCATGGCCGGGCTCCGGCGGTGGCCACCGGCGTCAAGCGTGCCCGGCCCGACGCCTTTGTCTTCACCTACCAGGGTGACGGCGACCTGGCCGCCATCGGCACCTCCGAGATCATCCACGCCGCCAACCGTGGCGAGGACATGACGGTCATCTTCGTCAACAACACCACCTATGGCATGACCGGTGGCCAGATGGCCCCCACTACCCTTGTGGGGCAGAGGACTTCAACCTCTCCCTACGGGAGGAACCAGGGGAAGGATGGCGCCCCCATCAGGATGGCCGAGCTCCTTGCCCAACTCGAGGGGGTTGCCTTCTCGGCCAGGGTGGCGGTCAACAATCCCAAGAACCTCATGGACGCCAAGCGGCAGATCAAGAAGGCGTTCCGGTACCAGGCGGAGGGGAAAGGGTTCTCCTTCATCGAAGCCCTCTCGTCTTGCCCCACCAACTGGGGGATGGATCCGATCAAGGCAAACGAGCGCGTTGGTACTGAAATGTGCGCCTATTTTCCGCTTGGAGTATTCAAGAACGCTGCTGACCTCTAG
- a CDS encoding 2-oxoacid:acceptor oxidoreductase family protein has product MRHDVFISGFGGQGVLLAGNLLGYAAMGEGKNVSFYPSYGVEKRGGAAMCTVVIADGEVGSPVVGNPSVSVILNQTSFDKYASRVKPGGVCIVNTSLVEIGDFSRSDIELIPIPMNEIAMQLGDLRMVNMVAVGAYAAKTGAVSLQSLEGALRKTLPERNHRFIPANVRAIEAGAQRSGSHFLK; this is encoded by the coding sequence ATGCGTCATGACGTTTTTATTTCCGGTTTCGGTGGCCAGGGAGTTCTTTTGGCCGGAAACCTCCTTGGTTACGCAGCAATGGGGGAGGGGAAGAATGTTTCCTTTTACCCCTCCTACGGGGTCGAGAAGCGCGGCGGTGCCGCCATGTGCACCGTTGTCATCGCTGACGGCGAGGTGGGCTCGCCGGTTGTTGGCAATCCATCGGTCTCCGTCATCCTTAACCAGACTTCCTTCGATAAATACGCCTCCCGGGTGAAGCCGGGCGGCGTCTGCATCGTCAACACCTCTCTTGTGGAAATAGGCGATTTTTCGAGGTCGGATATCGAACTGATCCCCATCCCCATGAACGAAATTGCCATGCAGTTGGGAGATCTTCGGATGGTCAATATGGTCGCCGTGGGGGCCTACGCCGCAAAGACCGGTGCCGTATCGCTGCAATCCCTTGAAGGTGCCCTGCGCAAGACGCTCCCCGAGCGCAATCACCGATTCATCCCGGCAAACGTCAGGGCCATCGAAGCCGGTGCTCAGCGGAGCGGAAGTCACTTTTTAAAATAA
- a CDS encoding ISL3-like element ISGme5 family transposase — MSYSDVIAIAGGWEGYRVAGARTIVTSDAKRIEVELIALSQDEMVCGSCGGRCTSVHETTKRVIRDLPILDAQTYLIVHRRRLLCPQCGPTLERLSWLAKYARVTRRLAESVARLCGVVSVKHVAQYLGLSWDQVKEIDKRSLTERVGTVDLSNIEVLGMDEFALHKGHRYATVIIEPYRKEVLWIGKGRSRESIRPFFTQLGPHGCKRLKAVVMDMNASYEEEIKQHSPQADIVYDLFHVVAKYGREVIDRVRVDEANRLKEDKKARKVVKTSRWLLLRNSENVKGDDMLRLQELLEANRSLLTVYLLKDDLKQLWKFTCIEEAGLFWEQWHQRAMESGIPPLILFARRLKGYLQGILNHCLWPLHTGILEGINNKIKVIKRMAYGFRDHEYFFLKIRAAFPGIPG; from the coding sequence TTGTCGTATTCCGATGTTATCGCAATTGCGGGAGGGTGGGAAGGATATCGTGTTGCTGGGGCACGCACTATCGTCACAAGTGATGCCAAACGGATCGAGGTAGAACTGATTGCCCTGTCCCAGGATGAGATGGTGTGTGGCTCGTGCGGTGGGCGTTGCACAAGCGTCCATGAAACGACCAAGCGCGTAATTCGAGATTTGCCGATTCTCGATGCTCAGACTTATCTGATCGTTCACCGCCGCAGGCTGCTGTGCCCTCAGTGTGGGCCAACGCTGGAGCGTCTGTCATGGCTGGCGAAATACGCCCGCGTGACGCGCAGGCTTGCAGAGAGCGTAGCGCGACTGTGTGGTGTCGTGTCTGTGAAGCACGTGGCGCAGTATCTGGGGCTTTCTTGGGACCAGGTGAAGGAAATCGACAAGCGCTCACTCACAGAGCGGGTCGGCACCGTCGACCTCTCAAACATCGAAGTTCTCGGGATGGATGAGTTCGCCCTTCACAAGGGGCACCGCTATGCGACGGTTATCATCGAGCCATACCGTAAGGAAGTCTTATGGATCGGCAAAGGCAGGAGTCGCGAGAGTATCCGTCCTTTCTTCACGCAGCTTGGCCCACATGGCTGTAAACGGCTCAAAGCGGTCGTGATGGATATGAACGCATCATATGAGGAGGAAATCAAGCAGCACTCGCCCCAGGCAGACATAGTCTACGACCTGTTCCATGTGGTGGCGAAGTATGGCAGGGAAGTGATCGACAGGGTGCGAGTCGATGAGGCAAACCGCCTGAAGGAAGACAAGAAGGCACGGAAGGTAGTCAAAACATCGCGGTGGTTGCTGCTACGAAACAGCGAGAACGTCAAGGGCGACGACATGCTTCGCCTCCAGGAACTGTTGGAGGCAAACCGCAGCCTCCTTACGGTCTACCTGCTCAAAGACGATCTGAAGCAACTGTGGAAGTTTACCTGCATTGAAGAGGCGGGACTATTCTGGGAGCAGTGGCACCAAAGGGCGATGGAGAGTGGAATACCGCCACTCATCCTGTTTGCCCGCCGGCTAAAGGGCTATCTCCAAGGAATCCTCAATCACTGCCTCTGGCCCCTTCACACCGGAATCCTCGAAGGCATCAATAACAAGATCAAGGTGATCAAAAGAATGGCCTACGGCTTCCGGGATCACGAATACTTCTTTCTCAAGATCAGGGCCGCTTTCCCCGGAATTCCCGGATGA